Proteins from a single region of Candidatus Hydrogenedentota bacterium:
- a CDS encoding PIN domain-containing protein yields MSGEFIDTNVFIYLFDETAPDKQRIADQIVFGALETASACTSFQVVQETLNVLTRKVEKPMSAGEARDFLDAVLVPLWRVMPSPTLYRRGIELQSRYQHGFYDALIIAAALDGGCSVLYSEDLRHEQRIEGLTIRNPFVD; encoded by the coding sequence ATGAGCGGTGAGTTTATCGACACCAACGTGTTCATCTACCTGTTCGACGAAACGGCCCCCGATAAGCAGCGGATAGCGGATCAGATCGTATTCGGCGCCCTTGAAACCGCGTCCGCGTGCACCAGTTTCCAGGTGGTTCAGGAAACGCTCAACGTGCTTACGCGAAAAGTTGAGAAGCCCATGTCCGCCGGGGAGGCACGCGATTTTTTGGATGCCGTGCTTGTTCCGTTGTGGCGGGTAATGCCATCGCCAACGTTGTATCGCCGCGGTATCGAGTTGCAGTCGCGCTACCAGCACGGCTTCTACGACGCGCTTATCATCGCCGCCGCACTCGATGGCGGGTGTTCCGTGCTTTACAGCGAGGATTTGCGGCACGAGCAACGGATTGAGGGGTTGACGATACGGAACCCGTTTGTGGACTAG